A part of Desulfobacter sp. genomic DNA contains:
- a CDS encoding CapA family protein → MKDINFKTGTWSNGRGPVAHMMIAGDWAPIREFAPLIEKNPEGVYGDLLPLIREADLSLVNLEAPLSDTGAPVTKSGAVFKGNVCHVEGLAAVPFDAVTLANNHMFDFGTVAFKETINALESRNIRHTGAGMDLDEAKAPLILETCGLKVAVVNFSEGEDLTAAGKGPGVMGWDLETVAAQIKTAKAEADAVVAVVHCGLEYIPYPPAYVIDAFKAVADAGADAVIGHHPHVPQGIFIHKGVPVCCSLGNFVFYQPTKFHWRKLGYMVNLKLAQKGVAGFDIIPYRIHDTGVSLLQEEEENRFFQRLEEISLPLFDEENALAAWNGFIDYYGTAGFKNEVNMILGKMEGEEPGKGAAMFRNRLTTAQHFYHWKDLLTRIVDNKMGDSPQWARDIAEEWLTREIQ, encoded by the coding sequence ATGAAAGATATCAATTTTAAAACAGGGACCTGGTCCAACGGCCGCGGCCCCGTCGCCCATATGATGATCGCAGGGGACTGGGCCCCCATCCGGGAATTTGCCCCTTTAATTGAAAAAAATCCTGAAGGCGTATACGGGGACCTGCTGCCCCTGATCCGGGAAGCCGACCTGTCCCTGGTCAACCTTGAAGCCCCCTTAAGCGACACCGGCGCTCCCGTCACAAAGAGCGGTGCCGTGTTCAAGGGCAACGTCTGTCATGTGGAAGGCCTTGCCGCCGTTCCCTTTGACGCGGTCACCCTGGCCAACAACCATATGTTTGATTTCGGGACGGTTGCCTTTAAAGAAACCATAAACGCGCTGGAAAGCCGGAACATCAGACACACCGGCGCCGGAATGGACCTGGACGAGGCCAAAGCCCCGTTGATCCTGGAAACCTGCGGTCTCAAAGTCGCCGTGGTCAACTTCAGCGAAGGCGAGGACCTCACCGCCGCCGGAAAGGGCCCGGGGGTCATGGGCTGGGATCTGGAAACAGTGGCCGCCCAGATTAAAACAGCCAAAGCAGAGGCCGACGCCGTGGTCGCCGTGGTCCACTGCGGCCTGGAATATATCCCCTATCCCCCGGCCTACGTCATTGATGCCTTTAAAGCCGTTGCCGATGCCGGGGCCGATGCGGTCATCGGCCATCACCCCCACGTCCCCCAGGGGATTTTCATCCACAAGGGGGTGCCGGTCTGCTGCAGCCTGGGCAATTTTGTATTTTACCAGCCCACCAAATTCCATTGGCGCAAACTGGGATATATGGTCAACCTTAAACTGGCCCAGAAAGGCGTGGCCGGATTCGACATCATCCCCTACCGCATCCACGACACGGGCGTATCCCTGCTGCAGGAAGAGGAAGAAAATCGTTTTTTCCAACGGCTGGAGGAGATTTCCCTGCCCCTGTTTGACGAAGAGAACGCCCTGGCGGCCTGGAACGGTTTCATCGATTATTACGGTACAGCCGGATTTAAAAACGAAGTCAACATGATCCTGGGTAAAATGGAGGGGGAAGAACCCGGCAAGGGGGCGGCCATGTTCAGGAACCGCCTGACCACGGCCCAGCACTTTTACCACTGGAAGGACCTGCTCACCCGGATCGTGGATAATAAAATGGGGGACTCCCCCCAATGGGCTAGGGATATTGCCGAAGAATGGCTCACAAGGGAAATTCAATGA
- the alr gene encoding alanine racemase has protein sequence MPRSPKKEHRRQPLLLPQTRASVDLGAVEHNLRALKGLTAPGTRIMAVVKADAYGHGAVAVAGAAMAAGADFLAVARISEAAALRDAGIDAPMLLFGDVLPEQAPWMAEHHVRATVTDLAGAKAMAARLDPQGPDLKIHIKVDTGMGRLGYVHSSLQAAGTAPENPIDDILALGSLPKLRVEGIYSHLSRADEQDKTHANSQIKQFIRLTDRLKGKGFDPGIRHIANSAGTIDLPQSHLDMIRPGIAMYGLWPSGDVDKSRLILEPAMTIRSKIIQVKSVPKGFDISYGATHVTPSPTVIATVPVGYADGYSRQLSNRGHMLVRGMRAPVLGRICMDFTMIDVGHIPGVTAGDEVVLMGSQGDETISADDIAKLTNTINYEVTAGLTGRIPLRHTRP, from the coding sequence ATGCCCCGTTCCCCTAAAAAGGAACACCGCAGGCAGCCCCTGCTTCTTCCCCAAACCCGGGCCAGTGTGGACCTGGGGGCGGTGGAACACAATCTGCGGGCCCTCAAGGGTCTTACGGCCCCAGGCACCCGGATCATGGCCGTGGTCAAGGCAGATGCCTACGGCCACGGCGCCGTTGCGGTCGCCGGCGCCGCCATGGCCGCCGGCGCCGACTTCCTGGCCGTGGCCCGGATTTCAGAAGCCGCCGCATTGAGGGATGCCGGCATTGACGCCCCCATGCTCCTGTTCGGGGATGTCCTGCCGGAGCAGGCCCCATGGATGGCGGAACACCATGTCCGTGCAACGGTGACCGACCTTGCCGGGGCAAAAGCAATGGCCGCCCGCTTAGACCCCCAGGGCCCTGATCTGAAAATCCATATCAAGGTGGATACGGGAATGGGACGGCTGGGCTATGTCCATAGTTCCTTGCAGGCCGCCGGCACCGCCCCGGAGAATCCCATTGATGACATCCTGGCCCTGGGTTCCCTGCCCAAACTCAGGGTAGAGGGTATTTACTCCCATCTGTCCCGGGCCGACGAACAGGATAAAACCCATGCTAACAGCCAGATTAAGCAGTTCATCCGGCTGACAGACAGATTAAAAGGGAAAGGATTTGATCCCGGCATCCGCCACATTGCCAACTCCGCCGGCACCATTGACCTGCCCCAATCCCACCTGGACATGATCCGGCCGGGGATCGCCATGTACGGTCTGTGGCCCTCCGGGGATGTGGACAAATCCAGGCTGATCCTGGAACCGGCCATGACCATCCGGTCAAAAATCATCCAGGTCAAATCCGTTCCCAAGGGATTTGATATCAGCTACGGCGCCACCCATGTCACCCCCAGCCCCACGGTCATTGCCACGGTGCCCGTGGGATATGCCGACGGCTACAGCCGGCAGCTGTCCAACCGGGGCCATATGCTGGTCCGGGGAATGCGGGCACCGGTCCTGGGCCGGATCTGCATGGACTTTACCATGATCGACGTGGGCCATATCCCTGGGGTTACGGCCGGAGACGAGGTGGTCCTCATGGGTTCCCAGGGGGATGAAACCATCTCGGCCGACGATATTGCCAAACTTACCAACACCATCAATTACGAGGTCACGGCAGGTCTGACCGGACGGATTCCCCTCCGGCACACCCGACCATGA
- a CDS encoding aminotransferase class IV, giving the protein MDIYYIDGEFVEDDQAMVPAKDITVLRGYGVFDFLITYNKRPFQLEQHVARLENSAREIGLTLNHSNSEICDIVMQTLEKNSHHNESNIRIVYTGGISPDGVTPQGNGILMVYVTPKYELPQWWYTDGAKIITVDMERFIPAAKSTNYLSAVFAQQKAHAQDAIEAVYKDAENNVLEGTTTNIFCFKGNELITPPDGILPGVTRGAVLELLKETYEIQLRHIKAEELPEMDEIFITASNKEIVPVIQIDDLVVNGGKPGEKTRALLKTWADYTKAYGQGDC; this is encoded by the coding sequence ATGGACATTTATTATATTGACGGAGAATTTGTAGAAGACGACCAGGCAATGGTGCCGGCCAAAGATATCACCGTATTGCGCGGCTACGGGGTATTTGACTTCCTGATCACTTACAACAAACGGCCCTTCCAACTGGAACAGCATGTGGCCCGCCTGGAAAATTCCGCCAGGGAAATCGGGCTGACCCTGAACCACTCCAACAGCGAAATCTGCGATATCGTTATGCAGACCCTGGAGAAGAACAGCCACCACAATGAATCCAACATCCGCATCGTTTACACCGGCGGCATCAGCCCCGACGGGGTGACCCCCCAGGGCAACGGCATTCTCATGGTCTATGTCACCCCCAAATATGAACTGCCCCAATGGTGGTACACCGATGGCGCCAAAATCATCACCGTTGACATGGAACGGTTCATTCCCGCCGCCAAAAGCACCAACTACCTGTCTGCGGTATTCGCCCAGCAAAAGGCCCATGCCCAGGACGCCATTGAGGCCGTATACAAAGATGCGGAGAACAATGTCCTGGAAGGCACCACCACCAATATTTTCTGCTTCAAGGGCAATGAGCTGATCACCCCTCCCGACGGCATTCTCCCGGGCGTTACCAGGGGAGCGGTGCTGGAACTGCTCAAGGAGACCTACGAAATTCAGCTGCGCCACATCAAGGCCGAAGAACTGCCGGAAATGGATGAGATATTCATCACCGCCTCCAACAAAGAGATTGTCCCTGTCATCCAGATTGACGATCTGGTGGTCAACGGCGGCAAACCCGGAGAAAAAACCCGGGCCCTGCTCAAGACATGGGCGGACTACACCAAAGCATACGGCCAGGGTGACTGCTGA
- a CDS encoding aspartate/glutamate racemase family protein, whose protein sequence is MKETTLLITDSGLGGLSVCAGMEKSLKTDGRYDRIHLIYFNAWPQQHKGYNHYPDREARAKVFHNAMAAMGEFNPDHIYIACNTLSVIYPFTRFAGETHIPVTGIVDHGAGMVKTALDKDPAGRAVIFGTPTTVQENSHKTALVDAGIDPGRIIPQGCLNLAGKIERAPFGDEVKTMIDENARAAAKQLDKTPGKIYAALCCTHFGYCRDQFKNALEQHTGNPVEILNPNDKMVDRACQGATPGGSPEIRMTILSRVTWEPSRIEAYEKLLSGVSPATVTALKTYTLDRDLFSIDID, encoded by the coding sequence ATGAAAGAAACAACACTTTTAATCACCGATTCGGGACTGGGCGGCCTGTCGGTATGCGCCGGCATGGAAAAATCCTTGAAAACCGATGGACGGTACGACCGCATCCATCTGATCTATTTCAATGCCTGGCCCCAGCAGCATAAGGGCTACAACCACTACCCGGACCGGGAGGCCAGGGCAAAGGTATTCCACAATGCCATGGCCGCCATGGGAGAATTCAATCCCGACCACATTTATATCGCCTGCAACACCCTCTCGGTGATTTATCCTTTTACCCGGTTCGCCGGGGAAACACACATCCCGGTCACCGGCATTGTGGACCATGGGGCAGGCATGGTGAAAACCGCCCTGGACAAGGATCCCGCCGGACGGGCCGTTATCTTCGGCACCCCCACCACCGTCCAGGAAAACAGCCATAAAACCGCCCTGGTTGACGCCGGCATTGACCCGGGACGCATCATTCCCCAGGGCTGCCTCAACCTGGCCGGAAAAATCGAACGGGCCCCCTTTGGCGATGAAGTCAAAACGATGATTGACGAGAATGCCAGGGCCGCGGCAAAACAGCTGGACAAAACGCCAGGGAAAATATATGCCGCCCTCTGCTGCACCCACTTCGGTTATTGCCGGGACCAGTTCAAAAACGCCCTGGAACAGCACACCGGGAACCCCGTGGAAATTCTCAACCCCAACGACAAGATGGTGGACAGGGCCTGCCAGGGTGCAACCCCCGGCGGCAGCCCGGAAATCCGGATGACCATATTGTCCCGGGTGACCTGGGAACCCTCCCGGATCGAGGCCTATGAAAAATTATTGTCAGGGGTCTCGCCTGCAACCGTAACCGCTTTAAAAACGTATACACTGGACAGGGACCTGTTCAGCATTGATATTGATTAA
- a CDS encoding sigma 54-interacting transcriptional regulator, with amino-acid sequence MEARTVPEAIKKFLFDLNNADFLSVFDEFSDGVIVADRQGTIVYYNDAMSRIDDLDRKEVLLSRVTDVYDLSDEESIIMQCLNKRRPIIDAPNFYRTRMGKFANTVHSVFPVFSMDRLVGVICFVRDYHMLTNTIATLPVPATAFDTGNITFESIIGRDPVFRDAIRSARLASQTPSPVMLFGETGTGKELFARAIHNHGPRGNRKFTPVNCAAIPENLLEGILFGTSKGAFTGSVNKAGLFERTSGGSIFLDEVNSMPVGLQAKILRIVQENKVRRVGALREIKTDLKIISSVNQDPRISISEGTLRSDLFYRLGVVFIHIVPLRRRLGDLEFLVDHFIDKHNTRLMKQVASISDNVMELFRIYNWPGNVRELEHVIEGAMNVVGEGQTIRMTHLQSHFSNWSIQHRSGEPEHSGIPVQNRSFSPPGGPGAAVRDQMPPATLKGVKKVKGEAEKELVTRVLSECGGNIARSARHLGISRQLLYYKIKKYQIDRSRF; translated from the coding sequence ATGGAGGCCAGGACAGTGCCGGAAGCAATAAAAAAATTTCTCTTTGACCTGAACAATGCGGATTTCCTTTCCGTATTCGATGAATTCAGCGACGGGGTCATTGTGGCCGACCGCCAGGGCACCATTGTGTATTATAACGACGCCATGTCCCGCATTGACGATCTGGACAGAAAAGAGGTGCTCCTTTCCAGGGTGACAGATGTCTATGACCTCAGCGATGAGGAAAGCATCATCATGCAGTGCCTGAACAAGCGGCGTCCCATCATTGACGCGCCAAATTTCTACAGGACCCGCATGGGCAAGTTCGCCAATACCGTTCATTCGGTATTCCCGGTCTTCAGCATGGACCGGCTGGTGGGGGTGATCTGTTTTGTCAGGGATTACCATATGCTGACCAACACCATTGCCACCCTGCCGGTCCCGGCCACCGCCTTTGACACCGGCAACATTACCTTTGAGTCCATCATCGGCCGGGATCCTGTATTCCGGGATGCCATCCGGTCGGCCCGCCTGGCATCCCAGACCCCGTCGCCGGTGATGCTGTTCGGGGAGACCGGAACGGGCAAGGAACTCTTTGCCAGGGCCATACACAACCACGGCCCCCGGGGCAACAGGAAATTTACCCCGGTCAACTGCGCGGCCATCCCGGAGAATCTGCTTGAGGGGATATTGTTCGGTACTTCCAAGGGGGCCTTTACCGGATCTGTAAATAAGGCCGGGCTGTTTGAGCGGACCTCCGGCGGCAGCATTTTTCTGGATGAGGTCAACTCCATGCCCGTGGGCCTCCAGGCAAAAATTTTAAGGATCGTCCAGGAAAACAAGGTACGGCGGGTGGGGGCGCTCAGGGAAATCAAAACCGATTTAAAGATTATTTCCTCAGTGAATCAGGATCCCCGCATATCCATTTCAGAGGGCACCCTGAGATCCGACCTCTTTTACCGCCTGGGGGTGGTGTTCATCCATATCGTCCCCCTGCGCCGGCGCCTGGGTGACCTGGAATTCCTTGTGGACCACTTCATTGACAAACACAATACCCGGCTGATGAAGCAGGTGGCATCCATTTCCGACAATGTGATGGAATTGTTCCGGATTTATAACTGGCCCGGTAATGTCCGGGAGCTGGAGCATGTCATCGAAGGGGCCATGAACGTTGTCGGGGAGGGGCAGACCATACGCATGACCCATCTCCAGTCCCATTTTTCCAACTGGTCCATCCAGCACCGGTCCGGGGAACCGGAGCACAGCGGTATCCCGGTTCAGAACCGGTCCTTTTCTCCTCCGGGCGGTCCGGGGGCTGCGGTCCGGGATCAGATGCCCCCGGCGACCCTCAAGGGGGTGAAAAAAGTTAAAGGGGAAGCGGAAAAAGAACTGGTCACCCGGGTGCTGTCCGAGTGTGGGGGCAATATCGCCCGGTCCGCAAGACATCTTGGGATTTCCCGCCAGCTTCTTTACTATAAAATTAAAAAATACCAGATTGACCGGAGCCGGTTCTAA
- a CDS encoding GNAT family N-acetyltransferase, whose protein sequence is MSEINVTNWEDHLVAPERVLNHIQPGMTVFVGTGPAAPRTLIRTLLDVDKHNIRDLELVQLAVLGETILHLDRLSAPNYRMKTFFAGYVAWDTISEGQVDLIPAYTSEIPEIIKSRRVNMDVAFIQITPPNDAGYCSLGVAVDVAREVMDKARLVVGEVNMDMPFTYGDTFVSIEEFDLLVKSDRAPVTYEPAQVPDVMKRVAANVASLVRDGDCINWSHGPLFEALVPFLSDKKDLGIHSLYFTDATAELVNSGAVTNHRKSPFRGKSLASYALGTKELMTWLHKNPLVEFQGIDWVCNSQFIANNPQFTAIYEGRKADIQGSVAFPLKGSVITGPGEGIDFYKGAEASKDGATIVGLPSRNEKGESNILVSIQDYVNQLRLRESVHAMVTEYGVAMLKWRPLRERAQAIIDIAHPDDREELIRQARERKIIYPNQIFVSRSAHLYPDHIAYTKTFKGGKTVRFRAMKPSDEEAMRRFFYRCSKEMVFYRFFYSIKTMSHDKMQEYVNVDYAKEFSVVGFGGKKGAGKMIAEARLVVGEEDNVGEVAFLIDEDYQGAGIGSYLMDLLIVEGRNRGLDALCAQVLSDNQPMIKVFEKTGLPVESRLESGVYQISIKIKK, encoded by the coding sequence ATGTCAGAAATTAATGTGACCAACTGGGAAGACCATCTGGTGGCGCCGGAACGGGTGCTGAATCATATCCAGCCCGGTATGACCGTATTTGTCGGTACCGGACCGGCAGCCCCCCGTACCCTGATCCGGACCCTGCTGGATGTTGACAAGCACAATATCCGGGACCTTGAGTTGGTGCAGCTGGCGGTACTGGGGGAAACAATCCTCCACCTGGACCGTCTCAGCGCCCCCAACTACCGGATGAAAACCTTTTTTGCCGGTTATGTGGCCTGGGATACCATTTCCGAAGGCCAGGTGGACCTGATACCCGCCTATACCTCAGAAATTCCCGAGATCATCAAATCACGCCGTGTCAACATGGATGTGGCCTTTATTCAGATTACCCCGCCCAATGATGCGGGGTATTGCAGCCTGGGTGTGGCCGTGGACGTGGCCCGGGAGGTCATGGACAAGGCCCGGCTGGTGGTGGGGGAGGTCAACATGGACATGCCCTTTACCTACGGAGATACCTTTGTTTCCATTGAGGAGTTCGACCTGCTGGTGAAATCCGACCGGGCGCCGGTGACCTATGAACCGGCCCAGGTGCCTGATGTGATGAAGCGGGTGGCCGCCAATGTGGCCTCCCTGGTCCGGGACGGGGACTGTATCAACTGGTCCCACGGCCCCCTGTTCGAGGCCCTGGTGCCCTTTTTATCCGATAAAAAGGATCTGGGCATCCATTCCCTTTATTTTACCGATGCCACGGCCGAGCTGGTCAATTCCGGGGCTGTGACCAACCACCGCAAATCCCCCTTCCGGGGTAAATCCCTGGCCTCCTACGCCCTGGGAACAAAGGAATTGATGACCTGGCTCCATAAAAATCCCCTGGTGGAGTTCCAGGGCATTGACTGGGTCTGCAACTCCCAGTTTATTGCCAATAACCCCCAGTTCACCGCCATTTATGAGGGACGCAAAGCCGATATCCAGGGCAGTGTGGCCTTTCCCCTAAAGGGCAGTGTGATCACCGGCCCGGGGGAGGGCATTGATTTTTACAAGGGGGCAGAGGCCTCCAAAGATGGGGCCACCATCGTGGGCCTGCCCTCCCGGAATGAAAAAGGGGAGTCCAACATCCTGGTTTCCATCCAGGACTATGTCAACCAGCTGAGGCTCCGGGAGTCGGTCCATGCCATGGTCACGGAGTACGGGGTGGCCATGCTCAAGTGGCGCCCCCTGCGGGAACGGGCCCAGGCCATCATCGACATCGCCCATCCCGATGACCGGGAGGAACTCATCCGCCAGGCCAGGGAGCGGAAGATCATCTATCCCAACCAGATTTTCGTGAGCCGGTCCGCCCACCTCTACCCGGACCATATCGCCTATACCAAAACCTTTAAAGGCGGAAAAACCGTCCGGTTCCGGGCCATGAAGCCCTCGGACGAAGAGGCCATGCGCCGCTTTTTCTACCGCTGTTCCAAGGAAATGGTCTTCTACCGGTTCTTTTACTCCATTAAAACCATGAGCCACGACAAAATGCAGGAATACGTCAACGTGGACTATGCCAAAGAATTTTCCGTTGTGGGATTCGGCGGTAAAAAGGGGGCAGGCAAGATGATTGCCGAGGCCCGCCTGGTGGTGGGGGAAGAGGACAATGTGGGGGAAGTGGCCTTTCTCATTGACGAGGATTACCAGGGCGCGGGCATTGGATCCTACCTCATGGACCTGCTCATTGTGGAAGGCCGGAACCGGGGACTGGACGCCCTGTGCGCCCAGGTGCTATCGGACAACCAGCCCATGATAAAAGTCTTTGAAAAAACCGGGCTGCCCGTGGAGTCCCGCCTGGAAAGCGGGGTGTACCAAATCAGTATTAAGATTAAAAAATAA